A genomic stretch from Halococcus agarilyticus includes:
- the pdxS gene encoding pyridoxal 5'-phosphate synthase lyase subunit PdxS, which yields MADETDLEELKRGTDLVKRGFARMQQGGVIMDVVNAEQARIAEDAGAVAVMSLEAVPADIRKRGGVARMADPADVTEIIEEVSLPVMGKSRIGHTKEAQILEATGVDMIDESEVLTPADDEYHIDKREFTAPFVCGARDLGEALRRIGEGAAMIRTKGEAGTGDVNQAVYHQRAIKGAIRKLEGMNHEEREAYAREIEAPADLVHETAEAGRLPVVNFAAGGIATPADAALMMHHGCDGIFVGSGIFGAENPAAMGEAIVEATNSWDDPETLAGIATNAGSGMKGDANADLAEEEKLQGRGV from the coding sequence ATGGCCGACGAGACCGACTTGGAGGAACTGAAGCGCGGTACCGACCTCGTGAAGCGCGGGTTCGCCCGGATGCAGCAGGGCGGGGTCATCATGGACGTCGTGAACGCGGAGCAGGCGCGGATCGCGGAGGACGCCGGCGCGGTCGCGGTGATGTCGCTTGAAGCCGTCCCCGCCGACATCAGAAAGCGCGGCGGCGTCGCACGGATGGCCGACCCCGCCGACGTGACCGAGATCATCGAGGAGGTGTCGCTCCCGGTGATGGGCAAATCGCGGATCGGCCACACCAAGGAGGCCCAGATCCTCGAAGCCACAGGAGTAGACATGATCGACGAGTCCGAAGTGCTGACGCCCGCCGACGACGAGTACCACATCGACAAGCGCGAGTTCACCGCGCCGTTCGTCTGCGGCGCGCGCGACCTCGGCGAGGCACTCAGGCGAATCGGCGAGGGCGCGGCGATGATCCGGACCAAGGGCGAGGCCGGCACCGGCGACGTCAATCAGGCAGTCTACCACCAGCGCGCGATCAAGGGCGCGATCCGCAAGCTCGAAGGCATGAACCACGAGGAGCGCGAGGCCTACGCCCGCGAGATCGAGGCTCCCGCCGACCTCGTTCACGAGACCGCCGAGGCCGGCCGGCTGCCCGTCGTGAACTTCGCCGCCGGCGGGATCGCCACGCCCGCCGACGCCGCGCTGATGATGCACCACGGCTGTGACGGCATCTTCGTCGGCTCGGGCATCTTCGGCGCGGAGAACCCCGCCGCGATGGGCGAGGCGATCGTCGAGGCCACCAACTCGTGGGACGACCCCGAGACGCTCGCGGGGATCGCCACGAACGCCGGTTCGGGAATGAAGGGCGACGCGAACGCCGACCTCGCCGAGGAGGAGAAGCTCCAGGGTCGCGGCGTCTAG